In Moorella sp. Hama-1, a single genomic region encodes these proteins:
- the glmS gene encoding glutamine--fructose-6-phosphate transaminase (isomerizing), which translates to MCGIVGYLGPRPAVPILVKGLERLEYRGYDSAGIAVLKDGGLVVEKSAGKLVTLKSRLNGNLAGAQVGIGHTRWATHGCPSDVNAHPHLDCSGKFAVVHNGIIENYQELRQQLTARGHRFISETDTEVLAHLVEENYAGDLLQAVFKMLPVLRGSYALAVVSAHHPEEMVGVRQDSPLIVGLAGGETYLASDIPALLPYTRDNYILENGEVVHITPRGAQIYNADGSHKSKEVFHVAWDLQAAEKGGYAHFMLKEIHEQPRALRDTLKGRLLADGRVRLEDVHITPAEARNLQKLAIIACGTAHYAGMVGKYLFEKLLRLPVEDDVASEFRYREPILDEHTLGLVISQSGETADTLASLREAKKSGAPVLAITNVVGSSVAREADHIIYTWAGPEIAVASTKAYVTQVAALYLLALYLGEERGGAPWAQEIAAGLKDLPGYVEEVLKLEPRIRELAGRMASHEHAFFIGRGLDYAASLEGSLKLKEISYLHAEAYAAGELKHGTLALIEEGTPVIAPATQTELLEKMLSNIKEVKARGAWVLALTQAVNTAVAEEADAVLYLPPVPSWLAPVVTVVPLQLLAYYTAVARGCDVDKPRNLAKSVTVE; encoded by the coding sequence ATGTGCGGTATTGTTGGTTATCTGGGCCCGCGCCCGGCCGTTCCCATATTGGTTAAGGGGCTGGAACGGCTGGAGTACCGGGGCTACGACTCGGCCGGTATTGCCGTCCTTAAAGACGGCGGGCTGGTGGTAGAGAAGAGTGCCGGTAAGCTGGTGACCCTGAAAAGCCGCCTCAACGGCAACCTGGCCGGGGCACAGGTAGGGATTGGCCACACCCGCTGGGCGACCCACGGCTGCCCCTCGGACGTCAATGCCCATCCCCACCTCGATTGCAGCGGCAAGTTCGCCGTCGTCCATAACGGGATCATCGAAAACTACCAGGAACTGCGCCAGCAGCTGACGGCCAGGGGCCATCGCTTTATCTCGGAAACGGATACCGAGGTCCTGGCCCACCTGGTGGAGGAGAACTACGCAGGGGACCTCCTCCAGGCGGTATTCAAGATGCTACCCGTCTTACGCGGCTCCTACGCCCTGGCTGTAGTCAGCGCCCATCATCCCGAGGAAATGGTGGGGGTACGCCAGGACAGCCCCCTCATCGTCGGCCTGGCCGGCGGGGAGACCTACCTGGCCTCCGACATCCCGGCCCTGCTGCCTTATACCCGGGATAACTACATCCTGGAGAACGGTGAGGTAGTCCACATTACCCCCCGGGGCGCGCAGATCTACAACGCCGACGGCAGCCATAAATCCAAGGAAGTTTTCCATGTGGCCTGGGACCTCCAGGCGGCGGAAAAGGGCGGCTACGCCCACTTTATGCTGAAGGAGATCCACGAGCAACCCCGGGCCCTGCGAGACACCCTGAAGGGCCGCCTCCTGGCCGACGGTCGCGTCCGGCTGGAAGATGTTCATATAACTCCGGCGGAAGCCCGGAACCTGCAAAAGCTGGCCATTATCGCCTGCGGCACGGCCCATTATGCCGGTATGGTCGGCAAATACCTCTTCGAGAAGCTGCTGCGGTTGCCAGTTGAAGACGATGTGGCTTCCGAATTTCGTTACCGGGAACCGATCCTCGACGAGCATACCCTGGGCCTGGTCATCAGCCAGTCCGGGGAAACGGCCGATACCCTGGCCAGCCTGCGGGAGGCGAAAAAGTCCGGGGCGCCGGTGCTGGCCATCACCAATGTCGTCGGTAGTTCCGTGGCCCGGGAAGCGGATCACATTATCTATACTTGGGCCGGGCCGGAGATCGCCGTAGCCTCTACCAAGGCCTATGTAACCCAGGTGGCGGCCCTGTACCTCCTGGCCCTGTACCTGGGCGAGGAAAGGGGCGGCGCCCCCTGGGCCCAGGAAATCGCCGCTGGCCTTAAGGATCTGCCCGGCTACGTGGAAGAAGTCCTGAAGCTCGAACCCCGGATCAGGGAACTGGCCGGGCGGATGGCGTCCCACGAACACGCCTTCTTCATCGGCCGCGGCCTGGATTACGCCGCCTCCCTGGAGGGCTCCCTGAAGCTGAAGGAGATCTCCTACCTCCACGCCGAGGCCTATGCCGCCGGGGAACTGAAACACGGCACCCTGGCTTTAATCGAAGAGGGTACGCCTGTCATCGCCCCGGCCACCCAGACAGAGCTGCTGGAGAAGATGCTCAGCAACATTAAGGAAGTCAAGGCCCGCGGCGCCTGGGTCCTGGCCCTCACCCAGGCGGTCAACACGGCCGTGGCTGAAGAGGCCGACGCCGTCCTCTACCTGCCGCCGGTGCCCTCCTGGCTGGCCCCCGTGGTTACAGTGGTACCCCTGCAGCTCCTGGCTTACTATACTGCTGTCGCCCGCGGCTGCGACGTGGATAAACCCCGAAACCTGGCGAAAAGCGTCACGGTGGAGTAG
- the glmM gene encoding phosphoglucosamine mutase has translation MARIFGTDGVRGVANQGLTPELALRLGRAGAAVLAGNSGRVRVVVGRDTRISGDMLEAALVAGICSVGGEVLKVGVIPTPAVAWLTRDLEADAGVVISASHNPVADNGIKFFSASGYKLPDPVEEEIERLVLSPADDLPRPVGVELGRVREVTDAPERYCAYVCSTAGRGLAGLQVVLDCANGAACRVAPVIFQRLGARVSLLHNEPDGTNINVRCGSTHPEDLQAAVVARGAMVGLAFDGDADRVIAVDAKGQVVDGDAIMTILALYRQEQGGLPGGQVVVTVMSNYGLHQALTAAGLRVQQTRVGDRYVLEEMLKSGAVLGGEQSGHIILLEHNTTGDGLITGVQLLQVMAATGRPLSELAAVMPHLPQLLVNVRVADKEAAMDHPDLLAAVAAAREQLAGRGRVLVRPSGTEPIIRLMVEGPDRGELEAIMGFLQRAATGL, from the coding sequence ATGGCTAGAATATTCGGCACCGACGGGGTACGGGGCGTGGCCAACCAGGGCCTGACACCGGAGCTGGCCTTGCGCCTGGGCCGGGCCGGGGCTGCCGTCCTGGCCGGGAACAGCGGCCGGGTGCGGGTGGTAGTAGGCCGAGATACTCGCATCTCCGGCGATATGCTGGAGGCGGCCCTGGTGGCCGGCATCTGTTCCGTCGGCGGTGAGGTATTAAAAGTCGGGGTGATCCCCACCCCGGCAGTGGCCTGGTTGACCCGGGATCTGGAGGCCGATGCCGGGGTGGTTATCTCGGCATCCCATAACCCGGTAGCTGACAACGGCATTAAATTCTTCAGCGCCAGCGGCTACAAGCTGCCCGACCCGGTGGAAGAGGAGATCGAACGGCTGGTCCTGAGCCCGGCGGATGACCTGCCCCGGCCGGTAGGGGTCGAACTGGGCCGGGTCCGGGAAGTAACCGACGCCCCGGAACGCTATTGCGCCTACGTCTGCAGTACGGCCGGCCGCGGCCTGGCCGGGCTGCAGGTGGTCCTCGATTGTGCCAACGGCGCCGCTTGCCGGGTGGCCCCGGTTATCTTCCAGCGCCTGGGAGCTCGGGTTTCCCTCTTGCATAATGAACCGGATGGTACTAATATAAACGTCAGGTGTGGGTCCACCCATCCAGAGGATCTGCAGGCGGCCGTCGTCGCCCGGGGAGCCATGGTAGGCCTGGCCTTTGACGGCGATGCCGACCGGGTCATCGCCGTCGATGCCAAGGGCCAGGTCGTCGATGGGGACGCCATTATGACCATCCTGGCCCTCTACCGCCAGGAGCAGGGCGGCCTGCCCGGCGGCCAGGTGGTAGTGACCGTCATGAGCAACTACGGCCTGCACCAGGCCCTGACGGCGGCGGGCCTCAGGGTGCAACAGACCAGGGTGGGCGACCGCTATGTCCTGGAAGAGATGCTGAAGAGCGGTGCCGTCCTGGGCGGCGAGCAGTCGGGCCATATCATCCTCCTGGAGCATAATACCACGGGTGACGGTCTGATCACCGGGGTGCAGCTCCTGCAGGTCATGGCCGCCACCGGCCGGCCCCTGTCGGAACTGGCGGCCGTCATGCCCCACCTGCCCCAGCTCCTGGTCAACGTCCGGGTGGCTGACAAGGAGGCCGCTATGGACCACCCCGACCTCCTGGCGGCTGTAGCCGCGGCCCGGGAACAGCTGGCCGGGCGGGGCCGGGTTTTGGTGCGGCCATCGGGTACCGAGCCCATTATCCGCCTGATGGTGGAAGGCCCGGACCGGGGGGAACTGGAGGCCATTATGGGCTTTCTGCAGCGGGCTGCTACCGGCTTATGA
- a CDS encoding CdaR family protein, giving the protein MLEHWRQNWGYRLMAVILAIILWMYVTGEQNPTGETVVRVPLETENLSSGLVVADHPAEVQVRVEGRKAAVANLLPRDVHAYADLRDARVGNNVLPVQVNVPEGISVIHVNPSQVTVRVEKMEDVQLPVQVSLLGSPASGYRALEPVLKPSQVVISGPAATLKEIGRVYVEAKIDQASGNFLAQLPVKIADREGHPLPTWLAVKPDTVETFIPVVQDMPSKMLPVRPRLTGEPAKGYAIQRVILQPEVVEAFAPYSQLAALDYLNTASINIAGAKKNVTMETNLEIPAGVQLSSFPRVRVVVEIGPAPTGAAGNGSGP; this is encoded by the coding sequence ATGCTGGAGCATTGGCGCCAGAACTGGGGTTACCGCTTGATGGCCGTTATCCTGGCTATTATACTCTGGATGTATGTCACCGGCGAGCAGAACCCCACCGGCGAGACGGTGGTCCGGGTTCCCCTGGAAACGGAAAACCTGAGCAGCGGCCTGGTAGTTGCCGACCACCCGGCGGAGGTGCAGGTCCGGGTGGAGGGTCGCAAGGCGGCTGTGGCCAACCTCTTGCCCCGGGATGTCCATGCCTACGCCGACCTGAGGGACGCCCGGGTAGGCAACAACGTCCTGCCGGTGCAGGTCAATGTACCAGAAGGGATCAGCGTAATCCACGTTAACCCGTCCCAGGTGACCGTCAGGGTGGAAAAAATGGAGGACGTCCAGTTACCGGTCCAGGTGAGCCTCCTGGGCTCGCCGGCCAGCGGTTACCGCGCCCTGGAGCCGGTATTGAAGCCCTCCCAGGTGGTAATCTCCGGCCCGGCCGCTACTTTAAAGGAGATCGGTCGCGTCTATGTGGAGGCCAAAATCGACCAGGCCAGCGGCAACTTCCTGGCCCAGTTGCCGGTCAAGATTGCTGATCGCGAGGGGCATCCCCTGCCGACCTGGCTGGCGGTAAAGCCGGATACGGTGGAGACCTTTATCCCCGTCGTCCAGGACATGCCTAGCAAGATGCTGCCGGTCCGGCCGCGCCTGACGGGGGAACCGGCCAAGGGTTACGCCATCCAGCGGGTGATCCTGCAGCCGGAGGTAGTGGAGGCCTTCGCTCCCTACAGCCAGCTGGCGGCCCTGGATTACCTCAATACGGCATCTATTAATATTGCCGGGGCCAAGAAAAACGTAACCATGGAAACCAACCTGGAGATACCGGCCGGGGTGCAGCTGAGCAGTTTCCCCCGGGTACGAGTGGTAGTGGAAATCGGCCCGGCACCTACCGGCGCTGCCGGGAACGGCAGCGGGCCCTGA